In the Anolis sagrei isolate rAnoSag1 chromosome 1, rAnoSag1.mat, whole genome shotgun sequence genome, tgttgatgagcagatggtgactactggatggcatatgttctgtatcagaaactagagctgatgtggtttatcaaTTTTCTGAAgcgcaccccaaataaccaaaccaaatctaaagtcgaccaaaaactgatttgtaacccttttggtagtaatgttggagagtggtccctggtcaaagcggtccctagtcaaaaaaaaggttgggaactactgctcgaGAACAATTCTAAGGTCAACTTCACCAGAATGTGATCACCGAGATTTGCTGGTGGACCTAGAAAGGATACTCTCTAGTCCAGTACAATGCTAGGGTCTGGTGGAAGCtggccatacagtcatgctggaggatccagAGATTCCTAAGTGTTgtctcaggttttaaaaaatgattttttactCACAGTTTTtcaacaaatgtggagggctgatagTACACTTTTTGAGACACACAGTTGTCTTCTTCCAtgattacattttaaacatatgCACAAGATATGACTCCTTTATCGCCTATACATAATCAGTCAATTAATCATAATGGGCAACCCATGgcccttcagatattgttggaattcaactcccatgaGCCTCAAGCATCGTCTATATTGGTTCAGGCCATGAGAAGTTCTGATCCAAGGATTATCTGAAGCCCCATGTTTTGCTATAATTGTGAGGTACACAAAACATATTACTGAGTAATACCTTTTCATAGACAGGGAAATATCTTTTAGTTGCTTTTTCAATGATTGTGGCAAGCTGCTTCTCTTTGTCTTCAGTTGATAAGAATGGGAACATCAAAATGAGCCCCATGAGGTCTGTTGTTCCTTCCACGTACATGTCAATTCTGAAGAGACACAAACACGCATCAGCCTGCCTTATTTCTGGATTTAGTCTGCTTATATCCTTAGCAAAAGATCCTTGTTTTCCTATGACACGCTGGCTTGCAAGAGGAGATGGCTAACATACTGTGGCAATGACTATTGCCAGCTCTTTGGAAATTTTCTCCCATCTTGTTGCAAACGGTCAGAAAGAGAATGCAAGAGTGACAGAATGCCTTCATCCTTGTTTACATGACAAGAATATCATCTCCGAATTATCTGATTTCAAGATAAAAGACTGCACTTTCACATATCTTTAATGTCTCTGATTTGAGACATTTGCTGCCAAAGCTGAGCAGTACATACAATAAAATCACCcataggattgctgtgagttttctgggctgtatgaccattttccagaagcattctctctgatgtttcacccacatctatggcagtcttcctcagagattgtgaggtctgttggaaactagccaagtggggtttatatatctgtggaatgaccagggtgagagaaagaactcttgtctgttggaggcaagagtgaatattgcaactgatcaccttgattagcattaaatagccttgcagcttcaaagtctggctgcttcgtgccgggggaatcctttgttgggaggtgattagctggccatgattgtttcttgcctggaattaccctgtttttgagtgttgttctttatttactgtcctgatttcagagttttAAATACGGGTAGTGAGATGTttgtaaagaacaacactcaaaaacaggggaatcatctcacaacaaagaattcccccaagaAGGaggcagccagtctttgaagctgcaaggccattcaatactaatcaaggtggctaactgcaacattcacatttgcttcaggcagacaagagttctttctcccaccttggacattccacagatatataaactccacttgcctagcttccaacagacctcacaacctctgaggatgcctgccatagaggtgggtgaaacatcaagaaagaatgcttctggaacatggccgtacagcctggaaaactcacagcaacccggtgattcctGCTTTCATCAACACAAATCACCCATATTTCTCAAAATGAATTTCTTCATGTGGAGAAAAAAATATGGTTAAACTGACTAACTCTTCTAGGTcctattttgatttattttaaactACCGGAGCTCAGCCTGTCAAACCTGGAAATTGTCTGCACCCACTGGAATGAGGTTTCTAATTCTCAAGGCTCAGAAAAGTTATTTTAATCTGGAGGACATAATCCTCAAAAATCCCTTTTCCAAATTATGCTGATTCCAAAAGTAAAGAAGCTTCTTGTGGCCACCACAGCCATGTACTGGGGTGTATCCTGTACCTACTAAATTTTCCACAGTCTGTGGAATTAAAAAGCAGCTTTTAAAAAGCTTCCCCAAACACACTGGCAACTTCATTTCTGAATCAGATGCACAGCGGCAGTTATTCCTTGCACAAATAGTGGGGAATGTCTTAGTCCAGGGGCCAAAGTGTCTCCACAGAAGGACTGGGAAGAGAAGACCACCGAGCACAGCCAGATGTAATTCTTGCTGGACTTTACACCAAGAAAGCAAAGCTCAATTCTATGCAGGAAAAAGCCCCAGTGCAGCAGCTCCATAGGCTGCAAAGTACTGATGTTCAACAGCCTTATGGGCTTCACGTAGACAGAGTAATAGAAAACAGCAGAGGATGGCTGCAGGCAAGAAGGGAATGCCTATGAGCCCTGTCCAGGCTGTGGGCTTATTACTTTTACAGCCACTGCACACTGATAACAGTTTGATATAACTTTCATTGTCATGGCTACATccaatggaatcctaggatttgtagtttggttgggTCATTTGAATTCCCTGTTATGAAGAGTTCTCATTTGTAGTTTGAAGAGCATGCGAGCAGAGTATTCAAagaacctcactaaactacaaatcccagggttgcaCAGGATTCGGACATAGCTGTTATAAAGGCATCAAACTGCTGTAAGCATACAGTGTGGACAAACCTCTTGTTACATGTCTGTTTGAGATATACACAGATGGCGCATTGGGACCCATTGAATGTCAGTCAAAGGGATGCTCCTATtccaaataaaatgtaaacagaAGGTCGATCCCTATAGCCTGGCAGATTCAAAAGTATTACTTGCTTCTAATTGTTTATTGACAGTGTCCCTTCTGACTATACATTTaacagatgaaataaataaagcttcaAATAGCTGGGAGTATTTAAAAAAAGGTAGAAGCGGATTCTAAGTGGATTTCTTTTGCATCAGGCTCCCCCAAGTAAATCTTGGCTTCTGGGGCAGAAAAATAAAGCAGATCCCTGATGTCTTTCCactcatggagcagagcatacTCTAGGTCACATGGTCCCAGAAGAGCTAGAAAACCAAAACATATATGTATTTGTTACATAGCTCTCTCCTTCAGGTCCTTCCCGTAGAGGTTGTGTTTCCCTGCAATGTAGCTGAGAATGGCTCGAGTCTGCACCATCTTCATCCCATCAATCTCCACCATGGGCACTTGCTGGAACAGCAGCGATCCATCTTTTGAGGAAAGAAAAACAGAGGAACAAGTCATGCTTTCTGTCTAAAAGGCAATATCTACCCTGGTACTGTAACCCAATATAGTCCCAGCTAATCTGATTAGTTTTATCAATGCTCAGGATAACTGTAGGAACCCAGATGCAGATATGAGGAGACAGGTCAAGCCCAACGAGGAGCAGATTAGGGAGCTAGGTCCAtttagcttagagaagaaaagGTTAGGATGGGACATGACAGCCCTAttcaaatatctgaaaggatgtcatattgatgttGTTTGAAAATGTTGCTATGTAATTATTGAAAAGACTTTTAAGAGTATTCCCTGTTGTAAAATAATATTCCTTTAACAAACACTTGTGGCTAGCAGCTCCAAGAGATGAAGGTGACTATATTCtaatgtagtggttctcaatctgtgggtccccaggtgttttggcttacaactcccagaaatctgagacagtttaccagctgttaggatttttgggagttgaagggcaaaatatctgggacccacaggttggaaaccactatatcatgatatagatcagtgtttctcaacctgagagtcgggacccctgagggggtcacaagggggttccAGGGGGCTGCCaaaaactatcagaaaacatatatttctcttggtcttaggagcccctttggcagagaaggctgaagatctctccacgtccttctcttccattttggaaacagatggcaattcctccaaccaaaagccctcctccactgtgattggctggcctctcagccaaggggagggctgtttctgagactccaagcagggaagggagagcacgtgtgcttggcgcatggcagcagtggtgtgcatgtgcgggtgAAGGAGAGTGTGCAAGGTGGCAGGGAGGTTCGTGCCaacaagtcccttcaagacatggagattacgtgtgggaagtatggcccaattctatcattggtgggattcagagtgctctttcattttaggtgaactataaatcccagcaactaaaattcccaaatgtcaagatctatttttccccaaactctaccagtgttcacatttgggtattgtTGTATCTCAGgttaagattcaccttgctgtctCTGACAAACCAGCCAAACTTGAGGTAAGGAGTTTATTATGAGGTTTTCAAACAAATCAAAGTATAAGCAGTAAAAAGGTTCAGTAGTACAAGGTAAAAAATCCAATAAAATTCCTTTGAGTCAAAGCAAAAGACCTGAAGCAAAGAAGCAGAGTAAAGTCCAGAAAATAGCATGAGGTTACATGAAACAGGCTTTTCCCAAGCCCCAAGCCCCAGAGCCGGAGCCAAAGCGAACCATTTTtgcaacgttggaactgacacaggatcacttccaaggcaggttacttatacgttaaacatcaaaacatcaagcaTCAAACAAGCAGCTAACGAGCAATTTTCCCACCAACAGATGAGCTCAACACTTGGCTGCAAGTTGTGAACTCTTTCTTAACACCTGGGCAGCGTGACCTTGTTTCCCATCCACTGTCTTATCAGCTACATTCCGTTCTTGTGACAACAGCAGCGGCCTGTCTCTAGTTGTGTCTCTAGCTACATGAGAAAACTGAAAGACCACATCTGTACCCACTgtactctcatccccatcattcccatcatgctgttgctgaaccacaacaggtatactgagtatttgtgccaagtttggtccagatctatcattgtttgagtccacagtgctctctgggtgtagatgaactacagctacaaaacttaaggtcaatgcccaccaaacctttccagtatttcctattggtcatgggagttctatgtgccaagtctggttcaattccatcgttggtggagttcagaatgctctttgattgtaggtgaactataaatcccaggaactgcaactcccaaatgacaaaatcagtccacaaccccaccagtattcaaatttgggtgtattagttatttgtgtcaaatttggttcagtgaatgaaaacatatccttcatatcagatacttacattacgattcataacagtagcaaaatgacagttacgaagtagcaacgaaaataatgttatggttgggggtcaccacaacatgaggaactgtattaaggggttgcggcattacgaaggttgagaaacactgatatagactaTATCATGCATGGCTTCAGAGAATCAGACTACCAAGAAGCTTCAAAGCACTGATAGCAACAGGATCAGATTAAGGAGCGTCAAGGAAATGCTTTCCTTCCTCATATCCTtgataagagaaggaaggaagtgaaggattgATTGATCTCTTCCACTATCACGCCATGCCATCAAAAAGTGTTGAGTCTTTGAAACAGCATGTGGGGTCATACTGTTGGCTATGTGCTTCCAATAGACTTATAACACTTGCCCATTCATGAGAAGGCAACTTCATATCCAAATCGTTGCTGTTACGAAGGAATCAGGAGAAGAACCCCTTCTTGAAATACAAGGCCTCTTTTCTCTTTTCAGAAGTCCTGCCTCCACTTTGCCTCTGTCTTTCTGCTTGATTTTTCTGGCCAAATGTTTCCCACTTAATCACAAGCTTACCTTGAAGCAGCTTCTCATATTGCTCTCTTGTCTCCAAATATtcctcttcaaactacaagatagaAACATTGAGAAGGGATTGTTGCAGAGTTCTGAAAATCACATCACCATTTAGTACAATCCAAGGACAAGCACTCCTTCTTCCTGCCTACAAAATCCACATGCAAACCACGAGTATTTCAAAACGTAACCAAACTCTTTCTTATCAAGGTCTGTACGTTCCCAGGATCAAGTCAGATTTCCAAAGCTTGTGAAATGCAAGATTGGCTGCTTTCTTCACTTCCGATGAGAGTTTATTCCCTATTATACCCTGCTTTGATATCAAGTGAGTTTTTCACTGATTCATACATACCAACTGCACAAAGAAGAAGGCAGTGAGGGGAAAGCACAAACCAAAAGTACACTCATCCGAGTGCCTTGAGATTCTGTCCTCCCTATTAACTAAACATTTTTAGACACCGTTTTTAGACTGAAAGTTATATAGAGTGACTTGATATtggtagaaaaaatatttttaaagctaatgaTCATCTTTAACAGGTGCCACTTACTTGTAGTCTGCTGTCCTGGCCCAAGATGGTCCTCAAAGCagattgcattaaaaacaaaaagtattttaaaaagacaatatATAGAATCTCCTCCTGACTGTTTTTGTGCATAAACTCTCAACACAATGCTCAAAGCTCTTCTCATTCTGTTTTAGGGGGAAGCCCATGTATCTTAGTATTTTGAGTCTGTACTTTTGAATATACCATAGAAGAATTCAGGCTGGCCCATCAATACTGAATATGTGGCTCAGAGTCACAGGAGTATAAGCAGTCATAAGAGATTCAAACATTTGAATAGATTCAAGGTGCAGTGGTGTTAATAAATGGAAATGCTTTAGATACAACAACTTGAGAATATGGTGTTGTGGAAGAGGGTGGGAAATAAAATACTGGTGTTCTTGTTAggctacaaaaatacacaaagaactgggaagtcctgaccCTTGAGAGTGTGGggcaccatgatgtaatgggttgactggaaagacatgtgtcggcagctgattggctgagcatgacaggagccagaattctgattgacTACtatctctggcttgctgctgagacaaatggtttttaactgccactttcacctcggagagtgaagagagcactgACTGCAAACAGCCAAAAAGGAAATGGCTGTcagctctctgaagcctgatcatttctaaggcatgaagtgtattttaaagactgtttaaaaggactgtttattccctctgtccTCTGTAAGAACTGTTACTTcttacacaaatctgagtgaaacattatattttggttcagaaactgtggtaaagattctgtttatttacatttacaacctccaacagagagctctaactggaggtcaactgtgaccagcagtgctgcagaattcgaagtggcatgaatggagagtgaaagggagaaacgtgtcaagaggaaggtgcatcaaaccaaccctgaccaggaccaccttccacctggaaactgatgccctcactgcaaaagaacatgtggatcaagaatagggctctacagtcacctatgtatccactgccaagatactacacttggaggatcatcatacttggacaacgaggcatcacctaagtaagtaagaaactaAATGAGAGGAGGAAATTTGCAAAGTCAATTGTGGCCTATAGTCTCTTTGCTGGAACAAACATTTTATGTGCTCTCCATGGACCCTACCACTTATCTATCATGGTGTTGTAAAGACCAGGACAATAACATCTAAGGACACATTTTCAAGTGCTAAAAAACAAGGATATCCCCAAGCTGTAGTACACTGATGTTTCTTCTGCTTATGTCTTTTGTATGGAGCAATGATTGTCTAAGGAAAACACAATTTTCCATGTGAGCTAATTGGGGAATACAAACCTCCACACCAGTGGCTGCTAACAGCCATCGTATGGGCTCCATCTTGCCTCttccatcaaaataatacaacttGGGTTTTTCAGCCATGATTTCACAGTTTCTTGATCTTctagttaaaaaaacaaacaaaaccatggAACTGTTAGTCTTACAGCAGAGCCAATAGACATATCAAAGCAATATACATTGATCTGAGCAaaatccttatttattatttacttatttattattatttactctatttgtatcccatctGTCTCTACTctgaagggaactcaaggtggctttgcatatggcaactattcaatgcctttgaacaacaaacagttaaaatacattaagttaaagaattaaaattaaatgcaaattaaaaacatataaaatattccAAAAGTAAATGCACATAATTCTGTAGCTATTGTTGCACTTTAGTTAGTCTCCAAAGGCTAGATCCCAGAGGCAGGTTTTCACATTcgttctgaaggccaggagggagggggctgttttaatatcactggggagggagttccatagctgaggggtcaccactgagaaggcccttctctAATTCCCAGCAgatgcacctgcaaaggaggcgggattgagagcagggtctctccaggcGATCTTAATGTcagaggtggttcataggaggagatatgttcagacaggtaagctgggccggaaccgtttccTTCATCAGGTGCACT is a window encoding:
- the LOC132783238 gene encoding glutathione S-transferase 3-like isoform X2, whose product is MAEKPKLYYFDGRGKMEPIRWLLAATGVEFEEEYLETREQYEKLLQDGSLLFQQVPMVEIDGMKMVQTRAILSYIAGKHNLYGKDLKERAIIDMYVEGTTDLMGLILMFPFLSTEDKEKQLATIIEKATKRYFPVYEKVLKDHGQDFLVGNQFSWADVHLMEAILMVEEKSSNVLSEFPQLQAFKTRISDIPTIKKFLEPGSQRKPVPDDKYVETVRRVLQMYHSVKAT
- the LOC132783238 gene encoding glutathione S-transferase 3-like isoform X1, yielding MHKNSQEEILYIVFLKYFLFLMQSALRTILGQDSRLQFEEEYLETREQYEKLLQDGSLLFQQVPMVEIDGMKMVQTRAILSYIAGKHNLYGKDLKERAIIDMYVEGTTDLMGLILMFPFLSTEDKEKQLATIIEKATKRYFPVYEKVLKDHGQDFLVGNQFSWADVHLMEAILMVEEKSSNVLSEFPQLQAFKTRISDIPTIKKFLEPGSQRKPVPDDKYVETVRRVLQMYHSVKAT